One genomic segment of Hordeum vulgare subsp. vulgare chromosome 2H, MorexV3_pseudomolecules_assembly, whole genome shotgun sequence includes these proteins:
- the LOC123430705 gene encoding non-specific lipid transfer protein GPI-anchored 20-like, with protein sequence MDLRALALAAAVLLALAAPVPVLGQGVATSCTASLITSFTPCLSFITNSTNGGGSSPTADCCRSLSAVVTTSTSCACLILTGNVPLGLPINRTLAVTLPKACNSMSVPLQCKDTSAQLPAPGPVAVSPAMPPLPPMTPEPPAPPSETTVTMPPTSQTQGETRPQVVPSSAWRDSAPLSVMLFIVGAMLV encoded by the exons ATGGACCTCAGGGCGCTCGCCTTGGCTGCTGCCGTGCTCCTCGCCCTGGCCGCGCCGGTGCCGGTTCTCGGGCAGGGCGTGGCGACGTCGTGCACGGCATCGCTCATCACCAGCTTCACGCCGTGCCTCAGCTTCATCACCAACAGCACCAACGGCGGGGGGTCGTCCCCGACGGCGGACTGCTGCCGGTCCCTGTCGGCGGTGGTGACCACGAGCACCAGCTGCGCCTGCCTCATCCTGACCGGCAACGTGCCGCTCGGCCTGCCGATCAACCGGACCCTCGCCGTCACGCTGCCCAAGGCCTGCAACTCCATGTCCGTCCCGCTCCAGTGCAAAG ATACTTCGGCTCAGCTCCCAGCTCCGGGCCCCGTCGCAGTCTCTCCTGCCATGCCCCCGCTCC CGCCAATGACGCCGgagccgccggcgccgccgtccGAGACCACCGTGACGATGCCGCCGACTAGCCAGACCCAGGGGGAGACGAGGCCGCAGGTGGTGCCCAGCTCTGCCTGGAGGGACAGTGCGCCTTTGtccgtgatgctcttcatcgttggaGCCATGCTGGTCTGA